Proteins encoded by one window of Pseudonocardia alni:
- a CDS encoding GNAT family N-acetyltransferase, whose product MPPSAVPEPPGGHPGWPAVLGPLRVRGHEVGLRPVRLRDGGDWARIRVRDEHFLRPWEPTTHGGWSRRNSGVEWPGRWWLLRGAARRGLSLPFAITVDGAMAGHVMVGNVVREPLLSGYVGYWLDSTLGGRGITTAAVALVLDHCFGPVRLHRVEATVRPENVASIAVLARLGLRREGLLQRYLDVDGAWRDHYAYAVTAEEVPPGGFAARLVRDGRASRA is encoded by the coding sequence GTGCCGCCGTCCGCCGTCCCCGAACCGCCCGGCGGTCACCCCGGCTGGCCCGCCGTCCTCGGACCGCTGCGGGTGCGCGGGCACGAGGTGGGGCTGCGCCCGGTGCGGCTGCGCGACGGCGGTGACTGGGCCCGGATCCGGGTGCGCGACGAGCACTTCCTGCGCCCCTGGGAGCCGACGACCCACGGCGGGTGGTCCCGCCGCAACTCCGGGGTGGAGTGGCCCGGCCGATGGTGGCTGCTGCGCGGGGCCGCCCGGCGCGGGCTGTCGCTGCCGTTCGCGATCACCGTCGACGGGGCGATGGCCGGCCACGTCATGGTCGGCAACGTCGTGCGGGAGCCGCTGCTGTCGGGCTACGTCGGCTACTGGCTCGACTCGACCCTGGGCGGGCGCGGGATCACCACCGCGGCCGTCGCTCTCGTCCTCGACCACTGTTTCGGCCCGGTGCGGCTGCACCGCGTCGAGGCCACGGTCCGCCCGGAGAACGTGGCCAGCATCGCGGTGCTCGCCCGGCTCGGGCTGCGCCGCGAGGGACTGTTGCAGCGCTACCTCGACGTCGACGGCGCCTGGCGCGACCACTACGCCTACGCGGTGACCGCCGAGGAGGTCCCGCCGGGTGGTTTCGCGGCCCGGCTGGTGCGGGACGGACGCGCCTCGCGGGCCTGA
- the sepX gene encoding divisome protein SepX/GlpR encodes MPSSLIFVGLVVLWLLILVPTVARRQQEVARLSPALLSGRVLERPARHRHPEVLVTQRSGPTTVGELAEARDDVPAPRERSDEADQYAYDDVEDTEIDDEGRVRGPAGDDHDDHLVGHDDADPDERVRSDRERDPRPDDDHEPAGPVDADDEHGTGADGLDEVDDLDEEGWSRPPARYRPGRGGFDPEAAAAAAHAKYAFRQRVVLGLLVLLLAAGAAALLVSTVFWWVTGVVGAGLVGYLTYLRRQVRIEEGIRARRAARLAGTRQSPAADDPELDEWAHRGRDASAEERADDEIRATAATVSTGTDEDDDWTADDGEPTRVRGTGEPLGVLPARGRTVEGPVGTEHESSLPRLAAAPPPPVPAGTSLVDVDAEEEPDEFDTGTPHRRAVGE; translated from the coding sequence GTGCCCAGCTCTCTGATCTTCGTGGGTCTGGTCGTGCTCTGGCTGCTGATCCTCGTTCCGACCGTCGCCCGGCGCCAGCAGGAAGTGGCCCGGCTCAGCCCGGCGCTGCTGTCCGGGCGGGTGCTGGAACGTCCCGCGCGGCATCGACACCCGGAGGTTCTTGTGACACAGCGATCCGGTCCGACCACGGTCGGCGAGCTGGCGGAGGCGCGGGACGACGTCCCCGCTCCCCGTGAGCGCTCCGACGAGGCCGACCAGTACGCCTACGACGACGTCGAGGACACCGAGATCGACGACGAGGGCCGCGTCCGCGGCCCCGCAGGCGACGACCACGACGACCACCTCGTCGGCCACGACGACGCCGATCCCGACGAGCGGGTCCGGTCGGACCGGGAGCGCGACCCCCGGCCCGACGACGACCACGAGCCCGCCGGGCCCGTCGACGCCGACGACGAGCACGGGACCGGCGCCGACGGCCTCGACGAGGTCGACGACCTCGACGAGGAGGGCTGGTCCCGCCCGCCGGCCCGCTACCGCCCCGGCCGCGGGGGCTTCGACCCCGAGGCCGCCGCCGCGGCCGCGCACGCCAAGTACGCGTTCCGCCAGCGCGTCGTGCTCGGTCTGCTGGTCCTGCTGCTCGCCGCCGGCGCGGCCGCGCTGCTGGTCTCGACGGTGTTCTGGTGGGTCACCGGTGTCGTCGGCGCCGGCCTGGTCGGCTACCTGACCTATCTGCGCCGCCAGGTCCGCATCGAGGAGGGCATCCGGGCCCGCCGCGCCGCACGCCTGGCCGGCACCCGGCAGTCCCCGGCCGCCGACGACCCCGAGCTCGACGAGTGGGCCCACCGCGGCCGCGACGCCTCCGCCGAGGAGCGGGCCGACGACGAGATCCGCGCGACCGCCGCCACCGTCAGCACGGGCACCGACGAGGACGACGACTGGACCGCCGACGACGGTGAGCCCACCCGGGTCCGCGGCACCGGCGAGCCGCTGGGTGTGCTCCCGGCCCGCGGACGCACCGTCGAGGGGCCCGTCGGGACCGAGCACGAGTCGTCGCTCCCGCGTCTCGCCGCGGCCCCGCCGCCGCCGGTCCCGGCCGGGACGTCGCTGGTCGACGTGGACGCCGAGGAGGAGCCCGACGAGTTCGACACGGGCACCCCCCACCGGCGTGCGGTGGGCGAATAG
- a CDS encoding GNAT family N-acetyltransferase: MADPIAPTVRAAVPADAPGIADVCTRAYRATYRDLLPEAFVDAVVVRFYDETRVRSETVPAPPHWLGYVVAEEAGTVVGAAGGAITGAGVGELYVLYLDPDRRGEGIGTRLLDHVTAQLCDHGATGMWVSVAEGNDLGVPFYRARGFVERDRVPMHTSAADDGLWSLRMHLVIARSSRQS; this comes from the coding sequence ATGGCCGATCCGATCGCGCCCACCGTCCGCGCCGCCGTCCCCGCCGACGCCCCCGGGATCGCCGACGTCTGCACCCGCGCCTACCGGGCCACCTACCGCGACCTGCTGCCGGAGGCGTTCGTCGACGCCGTCGTCGTCCGCTTCTACGACGAGACGAGGGTGCGGTCCGAGACCGTCCCCGCCCCGCCGCACTGGCTGGGCTACGTGGTCGCCGAGGAGGCGGGCACGGTGGTCGGCGCGGCCGGCGGGGCGATCACCGGGGCCGGCGTCGGCGAACTCTACGTCCTCTACCTCGACCCGGACCGTCGCGGCGAGGGGATCGGCACCCGGCTGCTCGACCACGTCACCGCCCAGCTGTGCGACCACGGCGCGACGGGGATGTGGGTGAGCGTCGCCGAGGGCAACGACCTGGGCGTCCCGTTCTACCGGGCCCGTGGCTTCGTCGAGCGCGACCGGGTGCCGATGCACACCTCCGCCGCGGACGACGGCCTGTGGTCGCTGCGGATGCACCTGGTCATCGCGAGATCCTCTCGTCAATCGTGA
- a CDS encoding helix-turn-helix domain-containing protein has translation MTESPDGRPLDSPDQFCRDFAAALDARGVSVREAAERSNWSKSAIGNARTGPRLPRADLVTTVLAAVGVPEVEVRGWARRHAVLAAAPAAPASPATAPARSTATLSADVPPPSAGAPAVPDATAAPAAGPQETGGRTTRAVVVAVLVTGMASGAAGWFTARTAGTPIAAGPVVVTVQNKVALGAEDLVEDSGPAYLSSRAIAFCGTRGCREDGTDVVSGALLPATCTVVGERMWNHNLDSPAARNPHRVESELWYRVSWPDGRSGYLSEVYLEPASRGGLGLPACG, from the coding sequence GTGACCGAATCCCCTGACGGTCGTCCCCTCGACTCCCCGGACCAGTTCTGCCGCGACTTCGCCGCCGCGCTCGACGCCCGCGGCGTGTCCGTCCGCGAGGCCGCGGAGCGGTCGAACTGGAGCAAGAGCGCGATCGGCAACGCCCGCACCGGACCCCGCCTGCCCCGCGCCGACCTGGTGACGACGGTGCTCGCCGCCGTGGGGGTGCCCGAGGTGGAGGTACGGGGCTGGGCGCGCCGGCACGCGGTGCTGGCCGCGGCTCCCGCAGCGCCCGCGTCGCCCGCCACGGCCCCGGCGAGGTCCACGGCGACCCTCTCCGCGGACGTGCCGCCACCGTCCGCGGGAGCACCTGCGGTCCCGGACGCGACCGCGGCCCCGGCGGCGGGCCCGCAGGAGACCGGGGGACGTACGACGCGGGCGGTGGTCGTCGCCGTACTGGTCACCGGCATGGCCTCGGGCGCCGCAGGCTGGTTCACCGCCCGGACGGCGGGCACACCGATCGCGGCGGGACCGGTCGTCGTCACGGTCCAGAACAAGGTCGCGCTCGGCGCGGAGGACCTCGTCGAGGACTCCGGGCCCGCCTACCTCTCGTCACGGGCGATCGCGTTCTGCGGTACCCGGGGCTGCCGGGAGGACGGCACCGACGTCGTCAGCGGGGCGCTGCTGCCCGCCACCTGCACGGTCGTCGGTGAGCGGATGTGGAACCACAACCTCGACTCGCCCGCCGCGCGCAACCCGCACCGGGTCGAGTCCGAGCTCTGGTACCGGGTGAGCTGGCCGGACGGGCGCTCCGGCTACCTCTCGGAGGTGTACCTGGAGCCGGCGTCCCGCGGCGGGCTCGGTCTTCCGGCCTGCGGTTGA
- a CDS encoding CopD family protein, producing MGGARRRRDRGRGRVRAAPVAGLTIDGTSPGGGVLRDPVREPAPAVAGWVAVLVGAAVVVAGVTGGIGPDGVALDLARTVVRAAADLAAVVAAGATLVALLAPDRVPGADRVLTTVAPLWLGVLLVETFVRGAVVSGRGLADVRGPDLLGFLAGPRAGTGQLVALAAVLALIGVAGSRPARPGAGPGPAVLALMVVVVAAAAPAATGHTAASTVAAYAVPAVVAHVAAALLWVGGLGAMLVTARDADVRTVAVPRFSRLALAAVVVLGVTGLLAATARLTSPTDLVTTAYGAVVLTKVVLLACAAALGGATRARLRAGRLPVQVWAAVEVLVLVAATGVAATLTHTA from the coding sequence GTGGGTGGTGCTCGCCGTCGTCGTGATCGGGGCCGGGGCCGTGTTCGCGCTGCGCCGGTCGCGGGCCTGACCATCGACGGGACCTCCCCCGGCGGCGGCGTCCTCCGCGACCCGGTCCGCGAGCCCGCGCCCGCGGTCGCCGGGTGGGTCGCGGTGCTGGTGGGGGCCGCGGTCGTCGTCGCCGGGGTCACCGGTGGCATCGGGCCGGACGGCGTCGCGCTCGACCTGGCCCGGACGGTCGTGCGGGCCGCGGCGGACCTGGCCGCGGTGGTCGCGGCGGGTGCGACGCTGGTCGCGCTGCTCGCACCCGACCGGGTTCCCGGCGCCGACCGGGTCCTGACGACCGTCGCGCCGCTCTGGCTCGGGGTGCTGCTGGTCGAGACGTTCGTCCGGGGCGCGGTCGTGTCCGGGCGCGGGCTCGCCGACGTGCGCGGCCCGGACCTGCTGGGTTTCCTGGCCGGTCCGCGTGCCGGGACCGGCCAGCTGGTGGCGCTGGCCGCGGTGCTCGCGCTGATCGGCGTCGCCGGGTCGCGGCCGGCCCGGCCGGGCGCCGGTCCGGGGCCCGCGGTGCTGGCGCTGATGGTGGTCGTCGTCGCGGCGGCGGCGCCCGCGGCGACCGGGCACACCGCGGCGTCGACGGTCGCGGCGTACGCGGTGCCGGCGGTCGTCGCCCACGTCGCGGCGGCGCTGCTGTGGGTGGGCGGGCTCGGCGCAATGCTGGTCACCGCCCGCGACGCCGACGTGCGCACCGTCGCGGTGCCCCGGTTCTCCCGGCTCGCGCTCGCCGCCGTCGTCGTGCTGGGGGTGACCGGGCTGCTCGCCGCCACCGCGCGGCTGACCTCCCCCACGGACCTGGTCACGACGGCCTACGGCGCGGTCGTCCTCACCAAGGTCGTGCTGCTGGCCTGCGCCGCCGCGCTGGGCGGCGCGACGCGGGCCCGGCTGCGCGCCGGGCGGCTGCCGGTGCAGGTGTGGGCGGCGGTGGAGGTCCTCGTGCTGGTCGCGGCGACCGGCGTCGCCGCGACCCTGACCCACACCGCCTGA
- a CDS encoding copper resistance CopC family protein, with protein sequence MSPVLRRLAVALPAVLLALVAGAAPAWAHTELESSSPAANSQVGTAPTSVSLTFSEEIAAADASVSVTGPDGTDHAAGPATGEGATLTVPLRPLGAAGAYTVTYRVVSDDGHPVSGTVPFTLTSPGPGAAATTPAPAAAAPTAAAPETAPQTIPAAADDGGAPVWPWVVLAVVVIGAGAVFALRRSRA encoded by the coding sequence GTGAGCCCCGTTCTCCGCCGCCTCGCGGTCGCCCTCCCCGCCGTACTGCTCGCCCTGGTCGCCGGGGCCGCCCCGGCCTGGGCGCACACCGAGCTCGAGTCCAGCTCGCCCGCCGCGAACTCGCAGGTGGGCACCGCGCCGACGTCGGTGTCGCTGACCTTCTCCGAAGAGATCGCGGCCGCCGACGCGTCGGTCTCGGTGACCGGCCCGGACGGCACCGACCACGCGGCGGGCCCCGCCACCGGCGAGGGCGCCACCCTCACCGTCCCGCTGCGCCCGCTCGGCGCGGCCGGTGCGTACACGGTCACCTACCGGGTGGTCTCCGACGACGGCCACCCCGTCTCGGGCACGGTGCCGTTCACCCTGACCTCCCCCGGCCCCGGCGCGGCCGCTACGACCCCCGCACCCGCCGCCGCAGCGCCGACGGCCGCCGCGCCGGAGACCGCGCCGCAGACCATCCCCGCCGCGGCCGACGACGGCGGCGCCCCGGTCTGGCCGTGGGTGGTGCTCGCCGTCGTCGTGATCGGGGCCGGGGCCGTGTTCGCGCTGCGCCGGTCGCGGGCCTGA
- a CDS encoding dolichyl-phosphate-mannose--protein mannosyltransferase, whose product MASTTADAGSRVAGAAPEPGLTPRGTPPPLRRADPGPAARLGAPPPSDRLRGWLVTAGVVLVAALLRFYDLGEPTDRGTPVFDEKHYVPQAWDMVRNGGVESNPGYEKIVHPPLAKQLIALGQMVFGYDGVGWRVSAALAGVLTVLLVVRAGRRLTRSTALGGLAGLLLCADGLSHVQSRMGMLDVFSALFVVAAFAALLADRDDVRSRMARVVAQGRVGDTVWGPRWGVRWWRLAAGVSLGLAGAVKWNGAYYVAAFGVLCVLWDVSVRRRAGVTRPWVGTMVRDVAPALWALALVPVLTYVGSWWAWFGSETGIDRHQVGREIGTGGAFAWLPDALRSLWYYHGQALAFHENLTTQSAGAHPWESKPWTWPMGLRPMLYRYADDATGCVETECVSAVMLIGTPALWWPAIPVLLWGLWRAVTRVDWRWTAVLVGYGAGFLPWFLNLDRQMYFFYMMPVVPFLVLGVVLAMGQMLGHSRMSAQRRRNGLLVVATWVALIGVNFVWLWPILVGDPITTAHWQAELWLPSWR is encoded by the coding sequence ATGGCCTCCACGACCGCCGACGCCGGGAGCCGGGTCGCCGGGGCGGCCCCGGAACCCGGGCTGACCCCGCGCGGCACCCCGCCCCCGCTGCGCCGCGCCGATCCCGGCCCGGCCGCCCGGCTCGGGGCGCCGCCGCCGTCGGACCGGCTGCGCGGGTGGCTGGTGACCGCGGGCGTCGTGCTCGTCGCGGCGCTGCTGCGGTTCTACGACCTGGGCGAGCCGACCGACCGCGGTACGCCGGTCTTCGACGAGAAGCACTACGTCCCCCAGGCCTGGGACATGGTCCGCAACGGCGGGGTGGAGTCCAACCCCGGCTACGAGAAGATCGTCCACCCGCCGCTGGCGAAACAGCTGATCGCGCTGGGCCAGATGGTGTTCGGCTACGACGGCGTCGGCTGGCGGGTCTCGGCCGCGCTGGCCGGGGTGCTCACGGTGCTGCTGGTGGTGCGGGCCGGGCGTCGGCTGACCCGCTCGACCGCACTGGGCGGGCTGGCGGGGCTGCTGCTGTGCGCGGACGGGCTGTCGCACGTGCAGTCTCGGATGGGGATGCTCGACGTCTTCTCCGCGCTGTTCGTGGTGGCCGCGTTCGCCGCGCTGCTCGCCGACCGCGACGACGTCCGCTCCCGGATGGCACGGGTCGTCGCGCAGGGGCGGGTCGGCGACACCGTCTGGGGCCCGCGGTGGGGGGTGCGCTGGTGGCGCCTCGCCGCGGGCGTCTCACTCGGCCTGGCCGGCGCGGTGAAGTGGAACGGCGCCTACTACGTCGCCGCGTTCGGGGTGCTCTGCGTGCTGTGGGACGTGTCGGTGCGCCGCCGCGCCGGCGTCACCCGGCCGTGGGTGGGCACGATGGTCCGCGACGTCGCCCCCGCGCTGTGGGCGCTCGCGCTGGTCCCGGTGCTGACCTACGTCGGGTCCTGGTGGGCGTGGTTCGGCAGCGAGACCGGCATCGACCGGCACCAGGTCGGCCGGGAGATCGGCACCGGCGGCGCGTTCGCCTGGCTGCCCGACGCACTGCGCTCGCTCTGGTACTACCACGGCCAGGCCCTCGCCTTCCACGAGAACCTGACGACCCAGTCGGCGGGCGCGCACCCGTGGGAGTCCAAGCCCTGGACCTGGCCGATGGGGCTGCGGCCGATGCTCTACCGCTACGCCGACGACGCCACCGGCTGCGTAGAGACCGAGTGCGTCTCGGCGGTCATGCTCATCGGAACGCCCGCGCTGTGGTGGCCGGCGATCCCGGTGCTGCTCTGGGGTCTGTGGCGGGCCGTGACCCGGGTGGACTGGCGCTGGACGGCGGTGCTCGTCGGCTACGGCGCGGGCTTCCTGCCGTGGTTCCTCAACCTCGACCGGCAGATGTACTTCTTCTACATGATGCCGGTGGTGCCGTTCCTCGTGCTGGGCGTCGTGCTGGCGATGGGGCAGATGCTGGGCCACTCCCGGATGAGCGCGCAACGGCGACGGAACGGGTTGCTCGTGGTCGCGACGTGGGTGGCGCTGATCGGGGTCAACTTCGTCTGGCTGTGGCCGATCCTGGTCGGCGACCCGATCACCACGGCGCACTGGCAGGCCGAGCTGTGGCTGCCGTCGTGGCGCTGA
- the rsmI gene encoding 16S rRNA (cytidine(1402)-2'-O)-methyltransferase codes for MTPAPDSTPDTARSTGRLVLAATPLGDPRDASPRLRELIATADVIAAEDTRRFRTLAAALPVTYTGRIVSHYDAVEAERLPGLLAAVRDGATVLVVSDAGMPAVSDPGYRLVAAAAAEDLPVTCAPGPSAVTTALVLSGLPCERFCFDGFPPRRSGERRRWLGTLRDERRAVVFFESPRRTADTLADAVAVLGESRRAAVCRELTKTHEQVVRGTLAELHTWATSGDVLGEVTVVLAGAEAREAPPVESLVDAVRERTDDGERLKDAVAAVAEAAGVPKRDLYNATLAARD; via the coding sequence GTGACTCCCGCCCCCGACTCCACGCCCGACACGGCCCGGTCCACCGGACGCCTGGTGTTGGCCGCGACCCCGCTGGGCGACCCGCGCGACGCCTCGCCGCGGCTGCGGGAGCTCATCGCCACCGCCGACGTGATCGCCGCCGAGGACACCCGCCGGTTCCGCACCCTCGCCGCGGCACTGCCGGTCACGTACACGGGCCGGATCGTCAGCCACTACGACGCGGTCGAGGCCGAGCGACTCCCCGGCCTGCTGGCCGCGGTCCGCGACGGCGCGACCGTGCTGGTCGTCTCCGACGCCGGCATGCCCGCCGTCTCCGACCCGGGCTACCGGCTCGTCGCCGCGGCCGCCGCGGAGGACCTCCCGGTCACCTGCGCGCCCGGCCCGTCCGCGGTGACCACGGCGCTGGTCCTGTCCGGCCTGCCGTGCGAGCGGTTCTGCTTCGACGGCTTCCCGCCGCGCCGCTCCGGCGAGCGCCGCCGGTGGCTGGGGACCCTGCGCGACGAGCGCCGCGCCGTGGTGTTCTTCGAGTCGCCGCGCCGGACCGCGGACACCCTCGCCGACGCCGTCGCGGTGCTGGGGGAGTCCCGCCGTGCCGCGGTGTGCCGGGAGCTGACCAAGACCCACGAGCAGGTCGTGCGCGGCACCCTGGCCGAGCTGCACACCTGGGCCACCTCCGGCGACGTGCTCGGCGAGGTGACCGTGGTGCTGGCCGGCGCCGAGGCCCGGGAGGCGCCGCCGGTGGAGTCGCTGGTCGACGCCGTCCGGGAGCGCACCGACGACGGCGAGCGTCTCAAGGACGCCGTCGCCGCCGTCGCCGAGGCCGCGGGCGTGCCGAAGCGGGACCTCTACAACGCGACCCTCGCCGCCCGGGACTGA
- a CDS encoding epoxide hydrolase family protein: MLITPFRPDVPDVLLDRLRARLADVDWPEPETVTDTSQGPPLRAMQELVEYWRTDYDWRRAETVLDGFGQYRTEIDGLGVHFLHVRSPEADALPLLLCHGWPGSILEFRDVIGPLTDPVAHGGSAEDAFHVVVPSMPGFGFSDRPTGPGWNVGRIARAWAVLMDRLGHGERWGAQGGDWGAAVVDRLGRDVPPGLRGIHLNLIPAFPTAEEVAGANAEEQEMIASATRYRDGMSAYAFAQSTRPQTIGYLLADNPVGLAAWIYGLFLDVSDTDGAPAAALGLDSILDDIMLYWIPGAGASSARLYWEAAQETPGRRGANPTPLGVSVFPREPVRASRRWIESRYEHVVHHRVHDRGGHFAALEQPAALVEDIRATFVGLR; encoded by the coding sequence GTGCTCATCACACCGTTCCGACCTGACGTCCCCGACGTGCTCCTCGACCGGCTGCGTGCCCGTCTGGCCGACGTCGACTGGCCCGAGCCGGAGACGGTCACCGACACCTCTCAGGGGCCGCCGCTGCGGGCGATGCAGGAGCTCGTCGAGTACTGGCGCACCGACTACGACTGGCGACGCGCCGAGACCGTGCTCGACGGGTTCGGTCAGTACCGCACGGAGATCGACGGCCTCGGCGTGCACTTCCTGCACGTACGCTCGCCCGAAGCCGATGCGCTCCCGCTGCTGCTGTGCCACGGCTGGCCCGGATCGATCCTCGAGTTCCGCGACGTCATCGGGCCGTTGACCGACCCTGTCGCCCACGGCGGCTCGGCCGAGGACGCCTTCCACGTCGTCGTCCCCTCGATGCCCGGATTCGGCTTCTCCGACCGGCCGACCGGCCCCGGGTGGAACGTGGGTCGCATCGCCCGGGCGTGGGCGGTCCTGATGGACCGGCTCGGTCACGGCGAGCGCTGGGGCGCCCAGGGCGGCGACTGGGGGGCCGCTGTCGTCGACCGCCTCGGCCGTGACGTCCCACCCGGTCTGCGCGGGATCCACCTGAACCTGATCCCCGCGTTCCCGACGGCCGAGGAGGTCGCGGGCGCCAACGCCGAGGAACAGGAGATGATCGCCTCGGCCACGCGGTACCGCGACGGGATGTCGGCCTACGCGTTCGCGCAGAGCACGCGACCGCAGACCATCGGCTACCTGCTCGCCGACAATCCTGTCGGGCTCGCGGCCTGGATCTACGGGTTGTTCCTCGACGTGTCCGACACCGACGGCGCCCCCGCCGCTGCTCTCGGGCTCGACTCGATCCTCGACGACATCATGCTGTACTGGATCCCCGGGGCAGGGGCCTCGTCGGCCCGGCTGTACTGGGAAGCGGCGCAGGAGACCCCGGGGCGCCGGGGCGCCAACCCCACCCCGCTCGGGGTGAGCGTGTTCCCGCGTGAGCCCGTGCGGGCCTCGCGGCGCTGGATCGAGTCCCGCTACGAGCACGTCGTCCACCACCGGGTGCACGACCGTGGTGGACACTTCGCTGCGCTGGAGCAGCCGGCTGCGCTGGTCGAGGACATCCGGGCGACCTTCGTGGGGCTGCGGTGA
- a CDS encoding TIGR03618 family F420-dependent PPOX class oxidoreductase — protein sequence MSTPIALPAPVLELLRSGVRCFVATTDADGKPQLTQTWVDTDGTHVLVNTVEGHRKLANLRRDPRVSVAVCGTDDAAYWGLRGHVVAFTKEGAAEHIDELAQRYTGGPYRAVPGSAGARVLLRISVDRVVHRPW from the coding sequence GTGAGCACGCCGATCGCACTGCCCGCGCCTGTGCTGGAGCTGCTGCGCTCCGGCGTCCGGTGCTTCGTCGCCACGACCGACGCCGACGGGAAGCCCCAGCTCACCCAGACCTGGGTCGACACCGACGGCACCCACGTCCTGGTCAACACCGTCGAGGGCCACCGCAAGCTCGCGAACCTGCGGCGCGATCCCCGGGTCTCGGTGGCCGTGTGCGGCACCGACGACGCCGCTTACTGGGGGCTGCGCGGTCATGTCGTCGCGTTCACGAAGGAGGGCGCGGCGGAGCACATCGACGAGCTGGCGCAGCGCTACACGGGCGGCCCGTACCGGGCGGTCCCCGGGAGCGCCGGGGCGCGGGTCCTGCTGCGGATCTCGGTCGACCGGGTGGTGCACCGACCGTGGTGA
- a CDS encoding TetR/AcrR family transcriptional regulator codes for MTVDPPLRRDAERNRRRILDAAAQQILEHGLGVALEDIARAAGVGIGTLYRRFADREALVEALFDAHVDGVVALAERVLAEDRHGRCVERFVTAVAERQAAELGLSQVLRTGPHGTALAVRARERIGPLAERLLERDRADGSVAPGIGAGDLVLIEIMIGAVQRAGGPQDDTTWRRALSLVLGGLRTGVDGSGAAPDDEAIDRLQGSEGR; via the coding sequence GTGACCGTGGACCCCCCGCTGCGCCGCGACGCCGAACGGAACCGCCGCCGCATCCTCGATGCGGCCGCACAGCAGATCCTGGAGCATGGGCTCGGCGTCGCCCTCGAGGACATCGCCCGTGCCGCCGGGGTCGGTATCGGCACCCTGTACCGGCGCTTCGCCGACCGGGAAGCCCTCGTGGAAGCCCTGTTCGACGCCCACGTCGACGGGGTGGTCGCGCTGGCGGAGCGGGTGCTGGCGGAGGACCGGCACGGCAGATGCGTCGAGCGCTTCGTGACCGCGGTCGCCGAACGTCAGGCCGCGGAGCTCGGCCTGTCGCAGGTCCTGCGTACCGGCCCACACGGAACCGCCCTCGCCGTTCGGGCTCGCGAGCGGATCGGCCCACTCGCCGAGCGACTGCTCGAGCGGGACCGCGCCGACGGCAGCGTCGCGCCCGGCATCGGGGCGGGGGACCTCGTGCTGATCGAGATCATGATCGGTGCGGTGCAACGGGCCGGAGGCCCGCAGGACGACACGACGTGGCGTCGTGCCCTGTCCCTCGTTCTCGGCGGACTGCGGACCGGGGTGGACGGGTCGGGTGCCGCTCCGGACGACGAGGCGATCGACCGGCTGCAGGGCTCAGAGGGTCGCTGA